A DNA window from Anas acuta chromosome 4, bAnaAcu1.1, whole genome shotgun sequence contains the following coding sequences:
- the QRFPR gene encoding pyroglutamylated RF-amide peptide receptor isoform X1: protein MRSLNITPEQFAQLLRDNNVTREQFIALYGLRPLVYIPELPRRAKAAFVLVCALIFALALFGNCLVLYVVTRSRAMRTVTNIFICSLALSDLLIAFFCVPFTMLQNISSNWLGGAFACKMVPFVQSTAIVTEILTMTCIAVERHQGIVHPLKMKWQYTNKRAFTMLGIVWLLAVIVGSPMWHVQRLEVKYDFLYEKVYVCCLEEWASPIYQKIYTTFILVILFLLPLILMLFLYTKIGYELWIKKRVGDASVLQTIHGNEMSKISRKKKRAIVMMVTVVFLFAVCWAPFHVIHMMIEYSNFENEYDDVTVKMIFAIVQIVGFFNSICNPIVYAFMNENFKKNFLSAICFCIVKENVSPTRQLGNSGISMRQQKASVSQRDPTDSDEARREAFSDGNIEVKFCDQPASKRNLKKHLSLFSSEVTGHSVLGSGQ from the exons ATGCGGTCCCTGAACATCACCCCGGAGCAGTTCGCGCAGCTCCTGCGGGACAACAACGTGACGCGGGAGCAGTTCATCGCTCTGTACGGGCTGCGGCCGCTCGTCTACATCCCCGAGCTGCCCCGGCGCGCCAAGGCCGCCTTCGTCCTCGTCTGCGCGCTCATCTTCGCCCTGGCGCTGTTCGGCAACTGCCTGGTGCTCTACGTGGTCACCCGCAGCCGCGCCATGAGGACGGTCACCAACATCTTCATCTGCTCCCTGGCGCTCAGCGACCTCCTCATCGCCTTCTTCTGCGTGCCCTTCACCATGCTGCAGAACATCTCCTCCAACTGGCTGGGCG GTGCCTTCGCGTGCAAGATGGTACCGTTTGTTCAATCCACTGCTATTGTAACTGAGATTCTTACAATGACCTGCATTGCTGTGGAAAGACATCAGGGAATTGTGCATCCACTAAAAATGAAGTGGCAGTACACCAATAAAAGAGCTTTCACGATGCTTG GCATAGTCTGGTTGCTGGCAGTTATTGTTGGGTCACCTATGTGGCATGTTCAACGGCTTGAG GTTAAATATGACTTCTTGTATGAAAAAGTCTATGTTTGCTGCCTGGAGGAATGGGCCAGTCCAATTTATCAGAAGATATATACCACCTTTATTCTTGTTATactctttcttcttccactgATATTGATGCTTTTTTTGTACACTAAAATTGGTTATGAACTATGGATTAAGAAACGAGTGGGAGATGCTTCTGTTCTTCAAACCATTCATGGGAATGAAATGTCTAAAATATCAAg GAAGAAGAAGCGAGCAATTGTTATGATGGTGACAGTGGTGTTTCTCTTTGCAGTCTGTTGGGCCCCTTTCCATGTGATCCACATGATGATAGAATACA gtAACTTTGAAAATGAGTATGATGATGTAACAGTCAAAATGATCTTTGCAATCGTTCAAATTGTAGGATTCTTCAATTCTATTTGCAACCCTATTGTGTATGCTTTCATGAATGAAAACTTCAAGAAAAATTTCCTGTCTGCCATCTGCTTCTGCATTGTCAAAGAAAATGTGTCACCAACCAGGCAACTTGGAAATTCAGGGATTTCTATGAGGCAGCAAAAGGCAAGCGTTTCTCAAAGAGATCCCACTGACTCGGATGAGGCAAGGAGGGAGGCATTCAGCGATGGCAACATTGAAGTAAAGTTCTGTGATCAACCGGCTTCAAAAAGGAATTTGAAAAAGCACCTTTCCTTATTCAGCTCTGAGGTTACTGGGCATTCTGTGTTGGGAAGTGGACAGTAG
- the QRFPR gene encoding pyroglutamylated RF-amide peptide receptor isoform X3, with amino-acid sequence MRSLNITPEQFAQLLRDNNVTREQFIALYGLRPLVYIPELPRRAKAAFVLVCALIFALALFGNCLVLYVVTRSRAMRTVTNIFICSLALSDLLIAFFCVPFTMLQNISSNWLGGAFACKMVPFVQSTAIVTEILTMTCIAVERHQGIVHPLKMKWQYTNKRAFTMLGIVWLLAVIVGSPMWHVQRLEVKYDFLYEKVYVCCLEEWASPIYQKIYTTFILVILFLLPLILMLFLYTKIGYELWIKKRVGDASVLQTIHGNEMSKISSLLGPFPCDPHDDRIQ; translated from the exons ATGCGGTCCCTGAACATCACCCCGGAGCAGTTCGCGCAGCTCCTGCGGGACAACAACGTGACGCGGGAGCAGTTCATCGCTCTGTACGGGCTGCGGCCGCTCGTCTACATCCCCGAGCTGCCCCGGCGCGCCAAGGCCGCCTTCGTCCTCGTCTGCGCGCTCATCTTCGCCCTGGCGCTGTTCGGCAACTGCCTGGTGCTCTACGTGGTCACCCGCAGCCGCGCCATGAGGACGGTCACCAACATCTTCATCTGCTCCCTGGCGCTCAGCGACCTCCTCATCGCCTTCTTCTGCGTGCCCTTCACCATGCTGCAGAACATCTCCTCCAACTGGCTGGGCG GTGCCTTCGCGTGCAAGATGGTACCGTTTGTTCAATCCACTGCTATTGTAACTGAGATTCTTACAATGACCTGCATTGCTGTGGAAAGACATCAGGGAATTGTGCATCCACTAAAAATGAAGTGGCAGTACACCAATAAAAGAGCTTTCACGATGCTTG GCATAGTCTGGTTGCTGGCAGTTATTGTTGGGTCACCTATGTGGCATGTTCAACGGCTTGAG GTTAAATATGACTTCTTGTATGAAAAAGTCTATGTTTGCTGCCTGGAGGAATGGGCCAGTCCAATTTATCAGAAGATATATACCACCTTTATTCTTGTTATactctttcttcttccactgATATTGATGCTTTTTTTGTACACTAAAATTGGTTATGAACTATGGATTAAGAAACGAGTGGGAGATGCTTCTGTTCTTCAAACCATTCATGGGAATGAAATGTCTAAAATATCAAg TCTGTTGGGCCCCTTTCCATGTGATCCACATGATGATAGAATACA gtAA
- the QRFPR gene encoding pyroglutamylated RF-amide peptide receptor isoform X2, with protein MRSLNITPEQFAQLLRDNNVTREQFIALYGLRPLVYIPELPRRAKAAFVLVCALIFALALFGNCLVLYVVTRSRAMRTVTNIFICSLALSDLLIAFFCVPFTMLQNISSNWLGGAFACKMVPFVQSTAIVTEILTMTCIAVERHQGIVHPLKMKWQYTNKRAFTMLGIVWLLAVIVGSPMWHVQRLEVKYDFLYEKVYVCCLEEWASPIYQKIYTTFILVILFLLPLILMLFLYTKIGYELWIKKRVGDASVLQTIHGNEMSKISRKKKRAIVMMVTVVFLFAVCWAPFHVIHMMIEYS; from the exons ATGCGGTCCCTGAACATCACCCCGGAGCAGTTCGCGCAGCTCCTGCGGGACAACAACGTGACGCGGGAGCAGTTCATCGCTCTGTACGGGCTGCGGCCGCTCGTCTACATCCCCGAGCTGCCCCGGCGCGCCAAGGCCGCCTTCGTCCTCGTCTGCGCGCTCATCTTCGCCCTGGCGCTGTTCGGCAACTGCCTGGTGCTCTACGTGGTCACCCGCAGCCGCGCCATGAGGACGGTCACCAACATCTTCATCTGCTCCCTGGCGCTCAGCGACCTCCTCATCGCCTTCTTCTGCGTGCCCTTCACCATGCTGCAGAACATCTCCTCCAACTGGCTGGGCG GTGCCTTCGCGTGCAAGATGGTACCGTTTGTTCAATCCACTGCTATTGTAACTGAGATTCTTACAATGACCTGCATTGCTGTGGAAAGACATCAGGGAATTGTGCATCCACTAAAAATGAAGTGGCAGTACACCAATAAAAGAGCTTTCACGATGCTTG GCATAGTCTGGTTGCTGGCAGTTATTGTTGGGTCACCTATGTGGCATGTTCAACGGCTTGAG GTTAAATATGACTTCTTGTATGAAAAAGTCTATGTTTGCTGCCTGGAGGAATGGGCCAGTCCAATTTATCAGAAGATATATACCACCTTTATTCTTGTTATactctttcttcttccactgATATTGATGCTTTTTTTGTACACTAAAATTGGTTATGAACTATGGATTAAGAAACGAGTGGGAGATGCTTCTGTTCTTCAAACCATTCATGGGAATGAAATGTCTAAAATATCAAg GAAGAAGAAGCGAGCAATTGTTATGATGGTGACAGTGGTGTTTCTCTTTGCAGTCTGTTGGGCCCCTTTCCATGTGATCCACATGATGATAGAATACA GTTAA